A genomic region of Clarias gariepinus isolate MV-2021 ecotype Netherlands chromosome 23, CGAR_prim_01v2, whole genome shotgun sequence contains the following coding sequences:
- the rassf1 gene encoding ras association domain-containing protein 1 isoform X1, with protein MCMFFSMCVCVGCSMSHCELIELQDLSPGDRIELAPPAGPSGPREPPEQQSPRPTVRLIGETVRLDVWFGRGLGHDFQPCGHAHLAWCDLCGEFIWGVYKQSLRCVNCRYTCHSRCRPLIQLYCEAVLGTSGCTEDVETDSDVDTVVDWRSQPQLSNTELQHKVKEYNAQINSNLYMSLNRDGTYTGFIKVQFQLARPVSLPLAQSLYSPSSSSSSSSSSCSSFSSLPPHGLCTSFYLPRDTAKQLHVGSRTRAREVIEALLNKFTVVDNPAKFALFERSERNDQVYMRKLHDDEHPLFLRLCAGPSEKALSFILRENETGEVNWDAFSLPELSNFLRILQREEEEHVRQIVQRYSLARAKLREALGSFSTPG; from the exons atgtgtatgtttttctctatgtgtgtgtgtgttgggtgtagCATGTCCCACTGCGAGCTGATTGAACTACAGGACCTCTCCCCCGGGGACAGGATCGAGTTAGCGCCCCCTGCAGGACCCTCGGGCCCCCGTGAGCCTCCGGAGCAACAGAGCCCACGTCCCACGGTGCGTCTGATTGGAGAAACGGTGCGTTTGGACGTTTGGTTCGGACGGGGGTTGGGTCACGACTTCCAGCCCTGCGGTCACGCACACCTGGCCTGGTGCGACCTGTGCGGAGAGTTCATCTGGGGCGTTTATAAACAGAGCCTGCGGTGCGTCA actgCAGGTACACGTGTCACTCTCGCTGTCGGCCGCTGATCCAGCTGTACTGTGAAGCCGTACTCGGAACCTCAGGTTGCACAGAGGATGTTGAGACGGACTCGGACGTG gacacCGTGGTGGACTGGAGGAGCCAGCCACAGCTTTCCAACACAGAACTCCAACACAAAGTTAAAGAATACAACGCTCAGATCAACAGCAACCTCTACATGAGTCTG AACCGGGACGGCACGTATACAGGCTTCATTAAGGTCCAGTTCCAGCTGGCTCGGCCCGTCTCTCTTCCTCTGGCTCAGAGTCTGTACTCTCcctcctcatcttcctcttcctcttcatcTTCCTGCTCCTCCTTTTCTTCCTTGCCCCCGCACGGCCTCTGCACGTCATTCTACCTGCCCCGAGACACGGCGAAGCAGCTGCACGTGGGTTCACGCACTCGGGCCCGAGAGGTGATCGAGGCTCTGCTCAACAAATTCACGGTGGTGGACAATCCGGCCAAATTCGCTCTGTTCGAACGCAGCGAGAGGAACGACCAGG TGTACATGAGGAAGTTACATGATGACGAGCATCCACTCTTCCTGCGTCTGTGTGCGGGCCCCAGCGAGAAGGCGCTCAGCTTCATACTCAGAGAGAACGAGACAGGAGAGGTGAAT TGGGATGCGTTCAGTCTGCCTGAGCTCAGTAACTTCCTGCGGATCCTGcagagggaggaggaggagcatgTTCGGCAGATCGTCCAGCGCTACTCACTAGCACGGGCCAAGCTGAGGGAGGCGCTGGGGAGCTTCAGCACGCCAGGATGA
- the rassf1 gene encoding ras association domain-containing protein 1 isoform X2: MSHCELIELQDLSPGDRIELAPPAGPSGPREPPEQQSPRPTVRLIGETVRLDVWFGRGLGHDFQPCGHAHLAWCDLCGEFIWGVYKQSLRCVNCRYTCHSRCRPLIQLYCEAVLGTSGCTEDVETDSDVDTVVDWRSQPQLSNTELQHKVKEYNAQINSNLYMSLNRDGTYTGFIKVQFQLARPVSLPLAQSLYSPSSSSSSSSSSCSSFSSLPPHGLCTSFYLPRDTAKQLHVGSRTRAREVIEALLNKFTVVDNPAKFALFERSERNDQVYMRKLHDDEHPLFLRLCAGPSEKALSFILRENETGEVNWDAFSLPELSNFLRILQREEEEHVRQIVQRYSLARAKLREALGSFSTPG; the protein is encoded by the exons ATGTCCCACTGCGAGCTGATTGAACTACAGGACCTCTCCCCCGGGGACAGGATCGAGTTAGCGCCCCCTGCAGGACCCTCGGGCCCCCGTGAGCCTCCGGAGCAACAGAGCCCACGTCCCACGGTGCGTCTGATTGGAGAAACGGTGCGTTTGGACGTTTGGTTCGGACGGGGGTTGGGTCACGACTTCCAGCCCTGCGGTCACGCACACCTGGCCTGGTGCGACCTGTGCGGAGAGTTCATCTGGGGCGTTTATAAACAGAGCCTGCGGTGCGTCA actgCAGGTACACGTGTCACTCTCGCTGTCGGCCGCTGATCCAGCTGTACTGTGAAGCCGTACTCGGAACCTCAGGTTGCACAGAGGATGTTGAGACGGACTCGGACGTG gacacCGTGGTGGACTGGAGGAGCCAGCCACAGCTTTCCAACACAGAACTCCAACACAAAGTTAAAGAATACAACGCTCAGATCAACAGCAACCTCTACATGAGTCTG AACCGGGACGGCACGTATACAGGCTTCATTAAGGTCCAGTTCCAGCTGGCTCGGCCCGTCTCTCTTCCTCTGGCTCAGAGTCTGTACTCTCcctcctcatcttcctcttcctcttcatcTTCCTGCTCCTCCTTTTCTTCCTTGCCCCCGCACGGCCTCTGCACGTCATTCTACCTGCCCCGAGACACGGCGAAGCAGCTGCACGTGGGTTCACGCACTCGGGCCCGAGAGGTGATCGAGGCTCTGCTCAACAAATTCACGGTGGTGGACAATCCGGCCAAATTCGCTCTGTTCGAACGCAGCGAGAGGAACGACCAGG TGTACATGAGGAAGTTACATGATGACGAGCATCCACTCTTCCTGCGTCTGTGTGCGGGCCCCAGCGAGAAGGCGCTCAGCTTCATACTCAGAGAGAACGAGACAGGAGAGGTGAAT TGGGATGCGTTCAGTCTGCCTGAGCTCAGTAACTTCCTGCGGATCCTGcagagggaggaggaggagcatgTTCGGCAGATCGTCCAGCGCTACTCACTAGCACGGGCCAAGCTGAGGGAGGCGCTGGGGAGCTTCAGCACGCCAGGATGA
- the rassf1 gene encoding ras association domain-containing protein 1 isoform X3 translates to MMSWGARSAASSGYCSQDDSDSELEHFLTTHTSFPGKPKTPEDTVVDWRSQPQLSNTELQHKVKEYNAQINSNLYMSLNRDGTYTGFIKVQFQLARPVSLPLAQSLYSPSSSSSSSSSSCSSFSSLPPHGLCTSFYLPRDTAKQLHVGSRTRAREVIEALLNKFTVVDNPAKFALFERSERNDQVYMRKLHDDEHPLFLRLCAGPSEKALSFILRENETGEVNWDAFSLPELSNFLRILQREEEEHVRQIVQRYSLARAKLREALGSFSTPG, encoded by the exons ATGATGTCGTGGGGGGCCAGGAGCGCGGCGAGCAGCGGATACTGCAGTCAGGATGATTCCGACTCCGAACTCGAACACTttctcaccacacacacttcGTTTCCAGGGAAACCAAAGACACCTGAG gacacCGTGGTGGACTGGAGGAGCCAGCCACAGCTTTCCAACACAGAACTCCAACACAAAGTTAAAGAATACAACGCTCAGATCAACAGCAACCTCTACATGAGTCTG AACCGGGACGGCACGTATACAGGCTTCATTAAGGTCCAGTTCCAGCTGGCTCGGCCCGTCTCTCTTCCTCTGGCTCAGAGTCTGTACTCTCcctcctcatcttcctcttcctcttcatcTTCCTGCTCCTCCTTTTCTTCCTTGCCCCCGCACGGCCTCTGCACGTCATTCTACCTGCCCCGAGACACGGCGAAGCAGCTGCACGTGGGTTCACGCACTCGGGCCCGAGAGGTGATCGAGGCTCTGCTCAACAAATTCACGGTGGTGGACAATCCGGCCAAATTCGCTCTGTTCGAACGCAGCGAGAGGAACGACCAGG TGTACATGAGGAAGTTACATGATGACGAGCATCCACTCTTCCTGCGTCTGTGTGCGGGCCCCAGCGAGAAGGCGCTCAGCTTCATACTCAGAGAGAACGAGACAGGAGAGGTGAAT TGGGATGCGTTCAGTCTGCCTGAGCTCAGTAACTTCCTGCGGATCCTGcagagggaggaggaggagcatgTTCGGCAGATCGTCCAGCGCTACTCACTAGCACGGGCCAAGCTGAGGGAGGCGCTGGGGAGCTTCAGCACGCCAGGATGA
- the tusc2b gene encoding tumor suppressor 2, mitochondrial calcium regulator b yields MGGSGSKGRSYWPFSGSSGGDEAKEGGGEQVLARARNFPNGTPFVFTRRSSMYFDEDGDLAHEFYEEMVVTKNGRKRAKLKRIYKNLIPQGIIKLDHPRLHVDFPVVICEV; encoded by the exons ATGGGTGGCAGCGGCTCCAAAGGTAGAAGTTACTGGCCGTTTTCCGGCTCCAGCGGCGGCGATGAGGCCAAAGAGGGAGGAGGAGAGCAGGTGCTGGCCAGAGCGCGCAACTTCCCCAACGGTACACCGTTCGTGTTTACCAGGAGGAG CTCGATGTACTTTGACGAAGACGGAGACTTGGCTCACGAGTTCTACGAGGAGATGGTGGTGACAAAGAACGGACGCAAGAGAGCCAAGCTGAAGAGGATCTACAAGAACCTCAtacctcag ggAATTATAAAGCTGGATCATCCTCGTCTCCATGTAGATTTTCCTGTCGTTATATGTGAGGTTTGA
- the hyal2b gene encoding hyaluronidase-2, translated as MSLSFFLGLFCLSSLLYAQELKPTRWPLYSQKPLLLAWNVPTEDCTPRHGISFSFERFQIVAYPTEGFVRQNLTMFYKERLGLYPYYETDAVPVNGGLPQLASFEQHLAEVPHGLNKYISERNAKGLAVFDWEEWRPLWIRNWQAKDIYREKSIRLIAEKNPGWKEDMVKRVAQQEFELSAKKFMLETLRKAKSERPNQLWGFYLFPDCYNHNYGSGLKNYTGRCPDDEVRRNNQLQWLWTESTALFPSIYLASVLKDQAIGRQFVRNRVKEGMRLASVGNGTARPVFVYTRPTYNNGMMLLSEMDLISTIGESVSLGAAGVILWGSKSYTGSKTNCYDLREYLRVGALGRYLLNVSYAAEQCSAHLCKWHGRCLRRNPDTDTFLHLSTRTHKLELREDRLAVSGKMDQEELARLSDDFQCQCYTGYSGPSCSQRASGNRAGLSLQGALVVMLTLILLQ; from the exons ATGTCGCTCTCTTTCTTCCTGGGTCTGTTTTGTCTGTCGTCCCTACTATATGCGCAGGAGCTCAAACCCACAAGATGGCCACTCTACTCCCAGAAGCCCCTCTTGCTGGCGTGGAACGTGCCGACGGAGGACTGCACCCCGCGGCACGGCATCAGTTTCTCCTTTGAGCGTTTTCAGATTGTGGCGTATCCCACCGAAGGCTTTGTGCGTCAGAACCTCACAATGTTCTATAAAGAACGTTTGGGACTGTATCCTTATTACGAAACTGATGCCGTGCCCGTGAACGGAGGCCTGCCCCAGCTCGCCAGCTTCGAACAGCACCTCGCAGAAGTTCCCCACGGACTTAACAAATACATCAGTGAACGCAATGCTAAAGGGCTGGCTGTGTTTGACTGGGAGGAATGGAGGCCACTCTGGATTCGGAACTGGCAAGCCAAAGATATTTACCGTGAAAAATCCATAAGGCTCATAGCAGAAAAGAATCCTGGTTGGAAAGAGGACATGGTGAAAAGAGTAGCTCAGCAGGAGTTCGAGCTGTCTGCGAAGAAGTTCATGCTGGAGACGCTGCGTAAAGCAAAAAGCGAACGCCCCAATCAGCTCTGGGGTTTCTACCTGTTTCCCGACTGCTATAACCACAACTATGGCAGTGGTCTGAAGAACTACACGGGCCGCTGCCCGGATGATGAGGTGCGACGCAACAACCAGCTGCAGTGGCTGTGGACCGAGAGCACAGCGCTCTTCCCCTCCATCTACCTGGCCAGCGTGCTGAAGGACCAAGCCATCGGCCGGCAGTTCGTCAGGAACCGCGTCAAAGAGGGCATGAGGCTGGCATCCGTCGGGAACGGCACCGCGCGGCCCGTCTTCGTCTACACCCGACCCACCTACAACAACGGGATGATGCTGCTTAGTGAG aTGGATCTGATCTCCACTATAGGTGAGAGCGTGTCCCTGGGAGCTGCTGGGGTGATCCTGTGGGGCAGCAAATCCTACACCGGCAGTAAG ACCAACTGCTACGACCTGCGCGAGTACCTCCGCGTCGGCGCCCTCGGCCGCTACCTCCTCAACGTCTCCTATGCGGCCGAGCAGTGCAGCGCACATCTGTGTAAATGGCATGGGCGATGCCTGCGCAGGAACCCTGACACGGACACCTTTCTGCACCTGAGCACTCGCACGCACAAACTTGAGCTGCGCGAGGACCGTCTCGCCGTGAGCGGGAAGATGGACCAGGAGGAGCTGGCGAGGCTCAGTGATGATTTCCAGTGCCAGTGCTATACCGGCTACTCGGGCCCGTCGTGCTCGCAGAGAGCCTCCGGAAACAGAGCGGGTCTCAGCCTGCAGGGGGCGCTGGTGGTGATGCTGACTCTGATCCTTCTGCAGTGA
- the abhd14a gene encoding protein ABHD14A: MSFLRNRAVVLGLVLLFTVLLYLLLPSSIRQSNTEPSLAVQRTQRLISASTSPINITVRTGQIPSDPPLFFREALPVDSSGRQVLPRLQVVLLHGQAFTSRTWEELGTLSLLAANRYQALALDLPGFGKSPASESVKSEQSRVDLLKHFLEALGVRAPVLITPSMSGHYALPFLQRFSHQLRAFVPIAPVATRTLTPQQYHDIQTPTLIVVGELDTNLGSQSLKNLQHLPHHSVVKLSGARHACYMDKPREFHQALLHFLNTLD, encoded by the exons ATGAGCTTCCTGCGCAACCGTGCGGTGGTGCTCGGCCTGGTGTTGCTCTTCACCGTGCTGCTGTACCTGCTGCTGCCGTCCTCCATCAGGCAGAGCAACACCGAGCCGTCTCTGGCTGTGCAGAGGACACAGAGGCTCATCTCGGCTTCTACGTCACCCATCAACATCACCGTCCGCACGGGACAGATCCCCAGCGACCCGCCGCTGTTCTTCAGAGAGGCCCTGCCTGTGGACTCGTCCGGGAGACAGGTCCTACCCAG GCTGCAGGTGGTGCTGCTGCACGGTCAGGCCTTCACCTCCAGGACGTGGGAGGAGCTTGGTACGCTCAGTCTGCTCGCCGCTAACCGTTACCAGGCACTGGCTCTGGACCTGCCag GTTTTGGGAAATCTCCAGCTTCGGAGTCGGTGAAGTCGGAGCAGAGTCGTGTGGATCTCTTGAAGCACTTCCTCGAGGCTCTGGGCGTTCGCGCTCCGGTCCTCATCACCCCGTCTATGAGCGGTCACTACGCTCTGCCCTTCCTGCAGCGGTTCAGCCATCAGCTACGAGCCTTTGTCCCCATCGCGCCAGTCGCCACCCGAACACTCACGCCACAGCAATACCACGACATccag acccCGACTCTGATTGTCGTCGGAGAGTTAGACACTAACCTGGGCTCTCAGTCTCTGAAGAACCTGCAGCACCTCCCTCATCACTCGGTGGTGAAGCTGTCGGGAGCGCGACACGCCTGCTACATGGACAAACCCCGAGAGTTCCACCAGGCGCTGCTGCACTTCCTCAACACACTCGACTAA